A section of the Veillonella criceti genome encodes:
- the recA gene encoding recombinase RecA, whose product MDGREQALDNALKKIEKDYGKGAIMRLGDITDRMNVEVISTGCLAIDLAVGVGGFPRGRVIEIYGPESSGKTTVALHAIAEAQKEGGIAAFIDAEHALDPVYARRLGVDINNLLVSQPDNGEQALEITESLVRSGAVDIIVVDSVAALVPKAEIEGEMGDAHVGLQARLMSKALRKLTGIISKSRTVVVFINQLREKVGVMFGNPETTTGGRALKFYSTIRLDVRKGEVIKQNNENVGSRTKVKVVKNKVAPPFKTAEFDLMYGTGVSYEGTLIDIGTNMEIIKKSGAWYSYNDERMGQGKEAAKDYLRTHPEIATEIDKIVRDTLMAEPETFDVVGEEQPEE is encoded by the coding sequence ATGGACGGTAGAGAACAAGCCTTAGATAATGCATTAAAAAAGATAGAAAAAGATTATGGTAAAGGGGCGATTATGCGCCTTGGGGATATTACGGACCGTATGAATGTGGAAGTGATTTCTACCGGCTGTTTAGCTATTGATTTAGCTGTTGGTGTAGGTGGCTTTCCACGAGGCCGTGTCATCGAAATTTATGGGCCTGAATCATCTGGTAAGACAACGGTAGCCTTACATGCTATTGCAGAGGCGCAAAAAGAAGGCGGTATTGCTGCTTTTATTGATGCGGAACATGCATTAGATCCTGTATACGCTCGCCGTTTAGGGGTTGATATTAATAATTTATTAGTATCGCAACCAGATAATGGGGAACAAGCACTGGAGATTACGGAATCATTAGTGCGCAGTGGTGCCGTAGATATTATTGTTGTTGACTCCGTAGCGGCTTTGGTACCAAAGGCGGAAATTGAAGGGGAAATGGGCGATGCTCATGTAGGTTTACAAGCTCGTTTGATGAGTAAAGCTCTTCGTAAATTAACGGGGATTATTAGTAAATCACGTACTGTTGTAGTATTTATTAACCAGTTGCGTGAAAAGGTAGGGGTTATGTTTGGTAATCCTGAAACAACAACAGGTGGTCGTGCTTTAAAATTCTACTCTACGATTCGCCTTGATGTGCGTAAAGGGGAAGTTATTAAACAAAATAATGAAAACGTAGGGAGTCGTACTAAAGTAAAAGTTGTGAAAAATAAAGTAGCGCCTCCATTTAAAACGGCCGAATTCGATTTGATGTATGGTACAGGCGTATCTTATGAAGGTACGTTGATTGATATTGGGACGAATATGGAAATTATTAAAAAATCTGGTGCTTGGTATTCCTATAATGATGAACGCATGGGTCAAGGTAAAGAAGCAGCGAAAGATTATTTACGCACACATCCAGAGATTGCTACAGAAATTGATAAAATCGTTCGTGATACATTAATGGCAGAACCTGAAACCTTTGATGTAGTCGGGGAAGAACAGCCAGAAGAGTAA
- a CDS encoding regulatory protein RecX has translation MGFKPSKTEYTDITAMDQAMRFLAPRFLSRLELTQKLQRKGVSSELIHTVLQRLEELDYINDERLAHDVLQFYMAEAKYSVQYIRNKMFQRGLVVGNELSYYDEFKPALKLIIRHFLGISAITDPVWYEEAWPEEARLNQKKVMNFLKNRGFSVSTIRNICSQVARYE, from the coding sequence ATGGGATTCAAACCGAGTAAAACGGAGTATACGGACATAACAGCTATGGATCAAGCTATGCGCTTCTTGGCGCCACGGTTTTTGAGTCGCTTAGAATTGACACAAAAACTACAACGTAAAGGTGTATCTAGTGAGTTAATTCATACAGTGTTACAGCGGTTGGAAGAGTTAGATTATATTAATGACGAACGATTAGCTCATGATGTATTACAATTTTATATGGCTGAAGCTAAGTATAGCGTGCAATATATTCGCAATAAAATGTTTCAGCGTGGTTTAGTCGTAGGTAATGAATTAAGTTATTATGATGAGTTTAAACCAGCTTTAAAGCTGATAATACGGCATTTTTTAGGTATATCAGCTATTACCGACCCTGTTTGGTATGAAGAGGCTTGGCCTGAAGAAGCGCGGTTAAATCAAAAAAAAGTTATGAATTTTTTGAAAAACCGGGGATTTAGTGTAAGCACTATACGAAATATTTGCTCACAAGTAGCTCGCTATGAATAG
- the rny gene encoding ribonuclease Y — protein MNLILEYSIIAVVMVLIGLGVGYMMRKNIAEGKLNQAETEAARIIADGERVAESKKKEALVEAKEEIHKLRGEAEKENRDRRNELQRLERRILQKEEHLDGKLESLEKKEDALHRKEQEAKALKERTEALYDQQMAELERISGMTFEEAKGILLSNVEQEIRHETAVLVKDLEQQAKEDAEKNAREIIAAAIQRCAADHVAESTVSVVALPNDEMKGRIIGREGRNIRALETLTGIDLIIDDTPEAVILSGFDPIRREVARIALEKLIVDGRIHPARIEEMVGKARKEVDQVIKDAGEQATFEADVHGLHPEIVRILGRLKYRTSYGQNVLKHSIEVAHLAGMMAAELGCDVTLAKRGGLLHDLGKALDHEIEGSHVQIGIDVAKKYHESVLVQNCIGAHHGDEEFKSVEAVLVAAADAISAARPGARRETLENYLKRLTKLEEIAESFDGVEKCFAIQAGREIRVMVKPDKVDEAEATLLVRDMVKRIESELEYPGQIKVVIIRETRVVDYAK, from the coding sequence GTGAATCTTATTTTAGAGTATAGCATTATTGCAGTTGTAATGGTGCTCATCGGTCTTGGTGTTGGTTACATGATGCGTAAAAACATAGCTGAAGGTAAGCTGAACCAAGCGGAAACAGAAGCAGCGCGCATTATCGCTGATGGTGAACGCGTAGCTGAGTCAAAGAAAAAGGAAGCTTTAGTGGAAGCTAAAGAAGAAATTCATAAACTTCGTGGTGAAGCAGAAAAAGAAAACCGAGATCGACGCAATGAATTACAACGTTTAGAACGACGTATTCTTCAAAAAGAAGAACATCTTGATGGTAAATTAGAATCATTAGAAAAGAAAGAAGATGCGTTGCATCGTAAAGAACAAGAAGCAAAAGCTTTAAAAGAACGTACAGAAGCATTGTACGATCAACAGATGGCAGAATTAGAACGTATTTCTGGTATGACATTTGAGGAAGCAAAAGGAATTTTACTTTCTAATGTAGAACAAGAGATTCGTCATGAAACGGCGGTCCTTGTAAAAGATTTAGAACAACAGGCAAAGGAAGACGCGGAAAAGAATGCCCGCGAAATCATTGCAGCCGCTATTCAGCGCTGTGCTGCTGACCATGTTGCAGAGTCTACGGTATCCGTAGTAGCTCTTCCAAATGATGAAATGAAAGGGCGAATTATTGGTCGTGAAGGCCGTAATATTCGAGCCCTAGAAACCTTAACAGGTATAGATCTTATCATTGATGATACCCCAGAAGCAGTTATCCTTTCTGGATTTGATCCAATTCGTCGTGAGGTAGCGCGTATTGCGCTTGAAAAATTAATTGTGGATGGTCGTATTCATCCTGCCCGTATCGAAGAAATGGTTGGTAAAGCTCGTAAAGAAGTGGACCAAGTTATTAAAGATGCAGGGGAACAGGCTACTTTTGAAGCCGATGTACATGGCTTACATCCTGAAATTGTACGTATTTTAGGTCGTTTGAAATATCGTACAAGTTATGGTCAAAATGTGTTGAAACACTCTATTGAAGTTGCTCATTTAGCAGGTATGATGGCTGCAGAATTAGGCTGTGATGTAACCTTAGCTAAACGAGGTGGCTTACTTCATGACTTAGGGAAGGCGCTTGACCATGAAATTGAAGGCTCTCATGTACAAATTGGTATTGATGTAGCTAAAAAATACCATGAAAGCGTATTGGTACAGAATTGTATTGGTGCTCATCATGGGGATGAAGAATTTAAATCTGTTGAAGCTGTCTTGGTAGCCGCAGCGGACGCTATTTCAGCTGCTCGTCCAGGCGCTCGTCGTGAAACTCTTGAAAATTACTTGAAACGTTTGACTAAATTAGAGGAAATTGCCGAGTCCTTTGATGGTGTTGAAAAATGTTTCGCTATTCAAGCAGGTCGCGAAATCCGCGTAATGGTTAAACCAGATAAAGTGGATGAAGCAGAAGCCACATTATTAGTACGCGATATGGTTAAACGTATTGAGTCTGAATTGGAATATCCAGGTCAGATTAAAGTGGTTATCATTCGTGAAACTAGAGTTGTAGATTATGCTAAATAG
- the dnaG gene encoding DNA primase, protein MSRHFDAELIEQIKDANDIVSVISEHITLKKKGKNYWGCCPFHNEKTPSFSVNPEKGFFYCFGCHESGNSISFLMKYNGVSFPEAMEQLANRAGIALPEKELTVGELKRKEHRDELYRVNQLAAKFFHNCLTQTEMGKPGLEYLQSRGLSKETIERFQLGFAPNNWDKLFRSFHERGIDERILIECGLCRKNDTGRIYDYFRNRVMFPICDGKGRVVAFGGRVLDDSTPKYLNSPEYELFNKGHMLFAFDKAYRTIREKKQVILVEGYMDVIGAHNRGVTNVVASLGTAYTKDQGRLLIRQAEEVVLAYDMDTAGQKAARRAIELLQDTEFKVRVVAMPDGKDPDDYVRNHGPEAFLELVAKAVSPFEFYLNSALISHDSNTAKGKEAILEEVFPLISVTSNQIERENYLKALALPLWLDNSTIYRMFRQYLTKGDINLPESTPDTAVSSTTIGEEDRLVAIAITDPLAWQRVQAYLPLEDITNPLYQALFKKAGELLSKSGALQETALEEMLTDEERSAYGRLMVIGETEFNEAQLDGYIRAVRLKSLRNQYKTHSVLADQLNRAGDARFIEELKFCQDLQALIKEWT, encoded by the coding sequence ATGAGTAGACACTTTGATGCTGAATTAATTGAACAAATAAAAGACGCAAATGATATTGTGTCAGTGATTTCTGAGCATATAACACTAAAAAAGAAAGGTAAGAACTATTGGGGCTGTTGTCCCTTTCATAACGAAAAAACGCCTTCTTTTAGTGTGAACCCAGAAAAGGGCTTTTTTTATTGCTTTGGTTGTCATGAGTCTGGTAATTCAATAAGTTTTCTTATGAAGTATAATGGGGTGTCTTTTCCAGAAGCCATGGAGCAACTCGCTAATAGAGCTGGTATTGCTTTACCGGAGAAAGAATTGACTGTTGGTGAATTGAAACGTAAGGAACATCGTGATGAATTGTACCGTGTCAATCAATTAGCGGCGAAATTTTTTCACAATTGTTTGACACAAACTGAAATGGGAAAGCCGGGCCTTGAGTATTTACAAAGTAGAGGCCTATCTAAAGAAACGATTGAACGCTTTCAGCTTGGCTTTGCTCCCAATAATTGGGACAAATTATTTCGTTCGTTTCATGAGCGAGGCATTGATGAAAGAATTTTAATTGAATGCGGTTTATGTCGTAAGAATGATACGGGGCGGATTTATGATTATTTCCGCAATCGAGTTATGTTTCCCATATGCGATGGCAAGGGTAGAGTGGTTGCCTTTGGTGGTCGTGTGCTTGATGATAGTACCCCTAAATATTTAAACTCACCAGAATATGAATTATTTAATAAGGGTCATATGCTCTTTGCTTTTGACAAAGCGTACCGAACTATTCGGGAGAAAAAACAGGTCATTTTAGTAGAAGGGTATATGGATGTTATAGGTGCTCATAATCGTGGTGTTACTAATGTAGTGGCATCATTGGGGACGGCGTATACAAAAGATCAGGGACGATTATTGATTCGTCAAGCTGAAGAAGTTGTATTAGCCTATGATATGGATACTGCCGGGCAGAAAGCAGCGCGTCGAGCTATTGAGCTATTACAAGATACGGAATTTAAAGTGCGTGTGGTGGCTATGCCCGATGGCAAGGATCCAGATGATTATGTGCGCAACCATGGGCCAGAAGCTTTTTTAGAACTGGTAGCAAAAGCTGTTTCGCCATTTGAGTTTTACTTAAATAGCGCTTTAATTAGCCATGATAGTAATACGGCGAAAGGTAAAGAGGCAATTTTAGAGGAAGTCTTTCCTTTAATTAGTGTTACCAGTAATCAGATAGAACGAGAGAACTATCTGAAGGCACTGGCATTGCCTTTATGGCTTGATAATAGTACGATTTATCGTATGTTTAGACAGTATTTAACAAAAGGCGATATTAATTTGCCTGAGTCGACACCCGATACTGCAGTATCATCGACGACTATAGGTGAAGAAGATAGACTAGTAGCTATAGCTATAACGGATCCGTTAGCTTGGCAACGAGTACAGGCCTACTTACCGTTGGAGGATATAACCAATCCTTTGTATCAAGCTTTATTTAAAAAAGCAGGGGAACTTCTCAGTAAGTCAGGGGCGCTACAAGAAACAGCGTTGGAGGAAATGCTTACTGATGAAGAAAGAAGTGCTTACGGTCGCCTGATGGTTATAGGTGAAACGGAATTTAATGAAGCACAATTGGATGGCTATATACGCGCAGTGCGCTTGAAGTCATTACGAAATCAATATAAAACGCATAGTGTGTTAGCAGATCAGTTAAATCGGGCAGGGGATGCTCGGTTTATAGAAGAATTAAAGTTTTGTCAAGATTTGCAGGCATTAATCAAGGAATGGACTTGA
- the rpoD gene encoding RNA polymerase sigma factor RpoD codes for MAKKQTKSRLEEIIEQLLAKGRKAGALTSKEITDALHEEVELTAEQLDDMYEVLQKSNIEVITDDVEVADDDEDIIEEDEVSDEVREAKEVSLDLSIPEGVNIDDPVRMYLKEIGRVPLLSADEEILLAQQIEAGAKEDASYKEMRAGEKAKQKLIDANLRLVVSIAKRYVGRGMLFLDLIQEGNLGLIKAVDKFDYTKGYKFSTYATWWIRQAITRAIADQARTIRIPVHMVETINKLIRISRQLLQDKGREPLPEEIAEGMGISVERVREIQKIAQEPVSLETPIGEEEDSHLGDFIEDQDAIAPDDAASYILLKEQIEDVFSCLTEREQQVLVLRFGLKDGKPRTLEEVGQHFNVTRERIRQIEGKALTKLRNRGKRDKIKDFL; via the coding sequence GTGGCTAAGAAGCAAACTAAATCGCGGTTAGAAGAAATTATAGAACAATTACTAGCAAAAGGACGTAAAGCAGGAGCATTGACCAGTAAGGAAATTACGGATGCTCTTCACGAAGAAGTGGAACTTACGGCAGAACAGCTAGATGATATGTATGAAGTATTACAGAAGAGTAATATCGAGGTTATTACAGACGACGTAGAAGTAGCCGATGATGATGAGGATATCATTGAGGAAGACGAAGTCAGTGATGAAGTACGGGAAGCTAAAGAGGTTAGTCTAGACCTTAGTATTCCTGAAGGGGTTAATATTGATGACCCTGTGCGTATGTACTTGAAAGAAATTGGCCGTGTTCCCTTGTTATCGGCGGATGAGGAAATTTTATTAGCACAGCAAATTGAAGCGGGTGCTAAAGAAGATGCGTCCTATAAGGAAATGCGTGCTGGCGAAAAGGCTAAACAAAAATTGATTGATGCTAACTTACGTTTGGTAGTTAGTATTGCTAAACGTTATGTAGGGCGTGGTATGTTATTCTTGGATTTAATTCAAGAAGGTAACCTTGGTCTTATTAAAGCGGTTGATAAATTTGACTATACTAAAGGGTATAAGTTTTCTACTTATGCAACTTGGTGGATTCGTCAGGCTATTACACGGGCTATTGCCGACCAAGCGCGCACAATTCGTATTCCAGTTCATATGGTAGAAACAATTAATAAATTGATTCGTATTTCACGTCAATTATTACAAGATAAAGGCCGTGAACCATTGCCAGAAGAAATTGCAGAAGGTATGGGCATCAGTGTAGAGCGTGTTCGTGAAATTCAAAAAATTGCACAAGAACCAGTGTCTTTAGAAACACCTATTGGTGAAGAAGAAGACTCTCATTTGGGCGATTTTATTGAAGACCAAGATGCTATTGCGCCAGATGATGCTGCTAGTTATATCTTGTTAAAAGAGCAAATTGAAGATGTATTCTCTTGCTTGACGGAACGAGAACAGCAAGTTTTAGTGTTGCGCTTTGGTTTAAAAGATGGCAAACCACGGACATTAGAAGAGGTGGGTCAGCATTTTAATGTTACCCGTGAACGTATTCGTCAGATCGAAGGTAAGGCATTGACTAAACTTCGTAATCGAGGTAAACGAGATAAAATTAAAGACTTCTTATAA
- a CDS encoding tRNA (adenine(22)-N(1))-methyltransferase, producing the protein MTIKKLTNRLEAVFTLIPKAIAIADIGTDHGYLAVELIQRGRADRVVAGDVHKGPLESAKAYVKSNGLEDRIDCRLGDGLQVTESGELQGAVLCGMGGFLMRDIIEAGPELLDFYVLQPQNGQAELRQFLVKKEYKIVKEILVEDMGKLYQALLAVKIERLPEYVSDITLSMQDVYEKLPLDSLLWSVGALLAQERPPLWSKYIERLIYLRQIALDNMSKELANTEKYKLLEKEIAELEVL; encoded by the coding sequence GTGACAATAAAAAAGCTAACGAACCGTTTAGAAGCGGTATTTACACTAATACCTAAAGCAATAGCTATTGCCGATATTGGTACAGATCATGGTTATTTAGCGGTTGAATTAATACAACGTGGTCGTGCTGATCGAGTGGTAGCGGGTGATGTGCACAAGGGGCCATTGGAGTCCGCTAAAGCATATGTAAAATCTAATGGACTGGAAGATCGAATTGATTGTCGTTTGGGCGACGGTTTGCAGGTTACTGAGTCTGGTGAATTGCAAGGAGCCGTACTTTGTGGCATGGGTGGTTTTCTCATGCGGGATATTATTGAAGCAGGCCCTGAACTATTAGATTTTTATGTATTACAGCCTCAAAATGGGCAAGCTGAATTGCGACAATTTTTAGTGAAAAAAGAGTATAAAATTGTAAAAGAAATTTTGGTAGAAGATATGGGCAAACTATATCAAGCACTATTAGCTGTTAAAATCGAACGATTACCTGAATATGTAAGTGACATAACCTTAAGTATGCAAGATGTATATGAAAAGTTACCATTAGATTCCTTACTTTGGTCAGTGGGCGCTTTATTAGCACAGGAACGCCCGCCATTATGGAGTAAGTATATAGAGCGACTTATTTATTTACGTCAGATTGCTTTAGATAATATGTCGAAAGAATTAGCAAATACAGAAAAGTATAAACTGTTGGAAAAAGAGATTGCAGAATTGGAGGTATTATGA
- a CDS encoding Nif3-like dinuclear metal center hexameric protein, producing MNEIFDETNEQIVIAKEQTDNKKQTVVAKESLTTVKEGGATVSVKQIGHIVEALAPTHLAESWDNVGLMVGQQQTEVTGILTALDVTDEVVEEAIAKGCNLIVSHHPLIFKGLKQVTDDTALGRLVYKLISHKIAVYSAHTNLDIASGGLNDLAAAQIGLGQVTGLEKVHEEGLYKIVVFVPTTHTDAVLNAMGDAGAGHIGNYSHCTFHSEGTGTFLPLEGTHPYIGAVGEITKVAENRLETIVPKAQLATVLDAMKEAHPYEEVAYEVYRLAEPAQVATIGRLGVLADTLSWEAFVELIKAAFPQGRARFGGAKVAAITNVALCTGSGAEFIKAAAKAGAQAYVTGDVKYHDMQLAKELGILVADVGHFGTEVGASSLLAAHIEMKLREQSITTIPVHISETQKDFFFA from the coding sequence ATGAATGAGATATTTGATGAAACGAATGAGCAAATTGTCATAGCAAAAGAACAAACAGATAATAAAAAACAAACAGTTGTAGCAAAAGAATCGTTAACTACAGTAAAAGAAGGGGGCGCCACAGTTAGCGTAAAGCAAATCGGTCACATTGTAGAGGCTTTGGCACCTACGCATTTAGCAGAATCTTGGGATAATGTAGGTCTTATGGTGGGACAACAACAGACCGAAGTGACAGGAATTTTAACAGCCCTTGATGTAACGGATGAAGTTGTGGAGGAAGCTATCGCTAAAGGCTGTAATTTAATTGTCAGTCATCATCCGCTAATTTTTAAAGGTCTAAAACAAGTAACGGATGATACCGCATTAGGGCGTTTAGTTTATAAATTAATTAGTCATAAGATAGCTGTTTATAGTGCGCATACGAACTTAGATATTGCTTCTGGTGGACTAAATGATTTAGCAGCGGCTCAAATTGGGCTAGGGCAAGTAACAGGCCTTGAAAAAGTCCATGAAGAAGGGCTGTATAAAATTGTTGTTTTTGTACCCACTACGCACACGGACGCTGTATTAAACGCTATGGGCGATGCAGGGGCTGGACATATTGGTAATTATAGTCACTGTACATTTCACAGTGAAGGAACTGGCACATTTTTACCTTTAGAAGGAACACATCCATATATTGGGGCTGTTGGTGAAATTACAAAAGTAGCCGAAAATCGGTTGGAAACGATTGTTCCTAAAGCTCAATTAGCTACTGTCCTTGACGCAATGAAAGAAGCTCATCCATATGAGGAAGTGGCCTATGAAGTATATCGATTAGCTGAGCCAGCACAGGTGGCAACAATTGGGCGCCTTGGTGTATTAGCTGATACTTTAAGCTGGGAAGCCTTTGTAGAATTAATAAAAGCTGCTTTTCCGCAAGGTCGTGCACGTTTTGGTGGCGCTAAAGTGGCGGCGATTACTAACGTTGCTCTTTGTACTGGCTCTGGTGCTGAATTTATAAAAGCTGCGGCTAAGGCTGGTGCACAGGCTTATGTGACAGGTGATGTGAAATATCATGATATGCAATTAGCTAAGGAATTGGGCATTTTGGTGGCTGATGTAGGGCATTTTGGTACGGAAGTAGGGGCGTCCTCTTTACTGGCTGCCCATATTGAAATGAAATTACGAGAACAGAGTATAACAACGATTCCTGTTCATATCAGTGAAACACAAAAAGACTTTTTCTTTGCATAA
- the trxA gene encoding thioredoxin produces MAVTKIESLEALETLLKDSSKVVVADFWATWCKPCELMNPEIEKLAEDMKDDLDVVTIDVEALKDVALKYNIQGIPTLICFKNGKEKDRIAGYKPAPIVEGLIRSIIK; encoded by the coding sequence ATGGCAGTAACAAAAATTGAAAGTTTAGAAGCTTTGGAGACCCTGTTAAAAGACTCTTCAAAAGTTGTGGTAGCTGATTTTTGGGCTACCTGGTGCAAACCTTGCGAATTGATGAATCCTGAAATCGAAAAGTTAGCGGAAGATATGAAAGATGATCTTGATGTGGTAACCATTGATGTAGAAGCACTCAAAGACGTAGCTTTGAAATACAATATCCAGGGTATTCCGACATTGATTTGCTTTAAAAATGGTAAAGAAAAAGATCGCATTGCTGGGTATAAACCAGCTCCTATTGTAGAAGGGTTGATTCGCTCCATTATAAAATAA
- a CDS encoding hydrogenase small subunit has translation MKEKTNSLWKLFQERKLSRRTFMKTCVALTAILGLPPTVLNKVVEAADTKELPTVIWLHGHECTGCDESFIRSTSPFASDVVLNMIALEYDDTLAAAAGAPFEAHLHKLLTEKKGQYVLAVEGGVPLDDNGTYCMVGGRPFVDVLKECAEGAAFIIEYGSCAAWGGVQAAKPNPTNTVSVSSVISGKKIIKVPGCPPIPEVMTGVIMHYALFGEIPPLDVEGRPKQFYGNRIHDTCYRRPFFDSGLFVEKFDDEGAKAGWCLYKMGCRGPVTYNSCGNLRWWNGLSYPIQSGSGCIGCSEKGFWDNDNFHQRLPQVQVANTITTADTIGTIAGLTAFGAVVAHGGVTLAKHKYDTIQLEKKYQEELDAQKAAKEQAKNEGGNH, from the coding sequence GTGAAAGAAAAGACAAATAGTCTGTGGAAATTGTTCCAGGAACGTAAACTCAGTCGCCGCACATTTATGAAGACCTGTGTGGCTTTGACCGCCATTTTAGGCCTACCACCAACAGTATTGAATAAAGTTGTTGAGGCAGCCGATACGAAAGAGTTGCCAACAGTTATTTGGTTACATGGTCATGAGTGTACAGGTTGTGACGAATCGTTTATTCGTTCTACATCGCCATTTGCATCAGATGTGGTATTGAATATGATTGCTTTAGAATATGATGACACATTGGCTGCAGCAGCGGGGGCTCCTTTTGAAGCACATTTACATAAACTATTGACTGAAAAGAAAGGTCAATATGTATTAGCTGTTGAAGGTGGCGTACCTCTTGATGACAATGGTACCTATTGTATGGTAGGTGGTCGTCCTTTTGTTGATGTGTTAAAAGAATGCGCTGAAGGGGCTGCATTTATCATTGAATATGGTTCCTGTGCGGCTTGGGGCGGTGTACAGGCTGCGAAACCAAACCCTACGAATACTGTGTCAGTTTCGAGTGTCATTTCAGGTAAGAAAATTATTAAAGTACCTGGGTGTCCACCAATCCCAGAAGTTATGACGGGTGTGATTATGCATTATGCATTATTTGGTGAAATTCCACCACTTGATGTGGAAGGACGTCCAAAACAATTCTATGGTAATCGCATTCACGATACTTGTTATCGCCGACCATTTTTTGATTCGGGGCTCTTTGTTGAAAAGTTTGACGATGAAGGGGCTAAAGCTGGTTGGTGTTTATACAAGATGGGTTGCCGCGGTCCAGTTACTTACAATTCATGTGGTAACTTGCGCTGGTGGAACGGTTTATCCTATCCAATTCAATCTGGTTCTGGTTGTATTGGTTGTAGTGAAAAAGGCTTTTGGGATAATGACAACTTCCATCAACGATTACCTCAAGTTCAAGTGGCTAATACCATTACGACGGCTGATACGATTGGTACCATTGCAGGTTTAACTGCGTTTGGTGCTGTAGTAGCCCATGGTGGTGTTACCTTGGCTAAACATAAATATGATACGATTCAATTAGAAAAGAAATATCAAGAAGAGCTTGATGCGCAGAAGGCCGCTAAAGAACAGGCTAAGAATGAAGGAGGTAACCACTAA